A single genomic interval of Littorina saxatilis isolate snail1 linkage group LG17, US_GU_Lsax_2.0, whole genome shotgun sequence harbors:
- the LOC138952577 gene encoding uncharacterized protein: MLDTEYAHSVYGSKTSGSGRSCSSSASLWSSQESIATKRAEALAKLAAQEVEMQARQEIAAERARLDRLEAEQNIRATKAMIKAYDELGHPEARPTVRQGAHEDNVTTHNQTLVNDNRQPPCAHVSYSRLPPCEPSTFTGDPLQFVKWRRSFEGLIGHTHISYAEKLALLERYTAGEAYECIEGAFFRFDTEAYDDAWRTLNERYGHPSVILNAFRKKLNNWPKVGGREYNDLRRFSDFLVTVDNASPHIPGLKHLDDEEENKKLLQKLPDWIITKWGNLVAQHDADDRSYPSFHCFTQFLASQAKVATRPVCSLQALKEDKGETKPSHPTKYRGPNRTAVSMATTTDQQVNHTQNTPDVDSQSTRKLCVFCKQTNHFLPNCQTFQARPAGERRTFVQEQRRCFRCLRTGHHAKDCKNHHTCKKCQGKHPTAPHDDNFVNKKGDRTKDAAGTQATETTATTCKVSCNASSHSALTVPVWISTKQDPDNERLVYALIDSQSDTTFVERSVVDFLNPSSRETTRLKIETLRDDIQSGIVCDKVSDLRVQAYNSDTFVELPPAYSIDYIPLRQSTIPTCNTAKSWSHLQQIAHELPPLLNCNPGVLIGFNCSHAFLPRQYIVGGDSEPFAVKTDLGWGIVGKTSPTSQCSSSENESVCNRVTTKELPVIKPKDACRVLERDFEQDGKDGKPTSQEDELFMNILSANVARDSDGHLQMPLPFKKKPVLPNNYVLAAQRLEHLKRKLQRNTEYYNEYNEFMNDIIRRGDAEEAKETTGQEWYIPHHGVFHPQKKKLRVVFDCSAKFNNTCLNDHLDVGPNLINNLVGILSRFRQHSVAFTCDVEKMFHQFRVTEEHCDFLRFLWWKDGNLTDSPVVYRMKVHLFGAASSPGCANYGLKHLAKENQDKFTEGSHFIERDFYVDDGLSSQPTEEKAINLIKEAVAICSTGGLRLHKFASNSHKVMESIPMSERNGNMQTMDLNFHDLPLERTLGMQWSIDNDTLHFSFMPSERPCTRRGILAIVASLYDPLGLIAPYVLTGKQILQEVCHKGTKWDDPVPIELQSAWNTWKEDMDQLKLVSIPRCYYPANFGSITNVQLHHFSDASTTGYGMCTYLRLVNAEGQTHCSLVAAKARVAPKKIVSIPRLELAAAVVAAEVGHAIKQELSYTISEEFFWTDSRVVLGYINNEARRFHVFVANRVQKIRNLSDPSQWHYVPSEDNPADHASRGLRAAELMHSKWFSGPKFLWETKLSLPSATSSALKPEDPEVRTALTTQTTPCAVDLDDRLSRFSSWNVAARVMTRILRLNKSRDKSSTAELSEEEIHKAKLSIIRGVQSQFLAAEIACLSKKGSLPQTNKLHHTEPFLQDGILRVGGRLKKGSFSMGEKHPIILPKNSHVTRLVILHCHEKIKHQGRGMTLNEICSQGFWIPGGSKQVAKVLSKCVVCRKLRSDAQGQQMADLPKERVEPSPPFTYVGMDCFGPMLVKNGRKEVKRYGLLFTCFCSRAVHLEMLDDMTTDSLINSIRCFIAIRGAALKIFCDQGTNFVGADNELRSALKEMDEDELKQQLRDHQIQFVFNTPYASHAGGVWERQVQTVKSVLRTTTALCPGRLDDSSLRAVLYESVAIVNCQPITAVHQGDPTSPEPLTPNHILTMKSSVPLPPPGKFMTEDLFLRKRWRRVQFLAQQFWSRWRKEYILALTQRQKWLHPKRNLKVGDVVLVKDQELPRNQWPLARVIAASPDDDGLVRHVTLIQRSRQKWQKTFQAFCCRATCPQVHPHP, from the coding sequence ATGTTGGACACGGAATATGCCCATTCAGTCTATGGGTCTAAAACCTCTGGTTCTGGCAGAAGTTGTAGCAGCAGCGCTTCCTTGTGGTCATCACAGGAGAGTATTGCTACAAAACGAGCTGAGGCGTTGGCTAAGCTTGCAGCTCAGGAAGTCGAGATGCAGGCACGGCAAGAAATTGCGGCAGAGAGAGCACGCCTGGACCGCTTGGAGGCAGAACAGAACATCAGGGCTACAAAGGCCATGATCAAAGCTTATGATGAGCTGGGGCACCCAGAAGCAAGACCCACCGTCCGTCAGGGAGCCCATGAGGATAACGTGACCACCCATAACCAGACTCTCGTCAACGACAACCGTCAGCCGCCTTGCGCTCACGTCAGTTACAGTCGCTTGCCACCATGTGAGCCGTCCACTTTCACTGGTGACCCACTTCAGTTCGTCAAGTGGAGGCGATCATTTGAGGGCTTGATTGGTCACACGCACATTTCATATGCAGAGAAGCTGGCCCTGCTTGAGCGCTACACCGCTGGAGAAGCGTATGAATGTATCGAGGGAGCATTCTTCAGGTTTGACACTGAAGCATACGACGACGCATGGAGAACGCTGAACGAACGCTATGGACATCCATCTGTGATACTGAACGCCTTCAGAAAGAAACTCAACAACTGGCCAAAGGTGGGAGGAAGAGAGTACAACGATCTGCGAAGATTTTCAGACTTCCTCGTCACCGTTGATAACGCCTCACCCCACATCCCGGGTCTCAAGCAtcttgatgatgaagaggaGAATAAGAAGCTGCTACAGAAGCTACCAGACTGGATCATCACAAAGTGGGGAAACTTGGTAGCACAACATGATGCAGACGACCGTAGTTACCCAAGCTTCCATTGTTTCACCCAGTTCCTCGCCTCACAGGCCAAAGTCGCGACTAGGCCAGTGTGCTCTCTACAAGCTCTAAAAGAGGACAAAGGAGAGACCAAACCATCACATCCTACCAAGTACAGAGGACCTAACCGTACAGCCGTAAGCATGGCAACGACTACAGATCAGCAGGtgaaccacacacaaaatactcCAGATGTCGACTCACAATCTACTCGCAAGCTGTGCGTCTTTTGCAAACAGACCAACCATTTTCTAccaaactgtcaaacttttcaAGCAAGGCCTGCTGGAGAACGAAGAACTTTCGTTCAGGAACAGAGACGGTGTTTCAGGTGTTTGCGAACAGGTCATCATGCGAAAGACTGTAAAAACCATCACACCTGCAAGAAATGCCAAGGCAAACACCCCACAGCTCCCCATGACGATAATTTTGTCAACAAGAAAGGAGACCGCACCAAAGACGCTGCAGGTACGCAAGCCACAGAAACGACAGCAACAACCTGCAAGGTGTCATGCAACGCTTCCTCACACAGTGCGTTGACGGTTCCAGTGTGGATATCCACAAAGCAAGATCCTGACAACGAAAGATTAGTCTACGCCCTCATAGACTCACAAAGCGACACAACCTTCGTTGAACGTTCAGTCGTAGACTTCTTGAATCCATCTTCCAGAGAAACCACGCGTCTCAAGATAGAGACACTCAGAGATGACATCCAGTCAGGGATTGTATGCGACAAAGTCTCGGACCTGCGTGTGCAAGCCTACAACAGTGACACTTTTGTTGAGCTACCACCTGCCTACTCCATTGATTACATTCCCTTGCGGCAAAGCACCATACCCACTTGCAACACTGCTAAAAGCTGGAGCCACCTGCAGCAGATTGCGCATGAGTTACCTCCCCTACTCAACTGTAATCCTGGCGTTCTCATCGGGTTCAACTGTTCTCATGCGTTCCTGCCCAGACAATACATAGTCGGTGGTGACTCGGAGCCGTTTGCAGTGAAGACAGATCTAGGATGGGGCATCGTTGGGAAAACCTCGCCGACGTCACAATGTTCCTCATCTGAGAACGAAAGCGTCTGCAATCGTGTCACAACCAAAGAACTCCCAGTCATCAAACCAAAGGACGCATGTCGTGTATTGGAAAGAGACTTTGAGCAGGACGGAAAAGACGGCAAGCCCACTTCACAAGAAGATGAGTTGTTCATGAACATTCTCAGCGCAAACGTTGCAAGAGACAGTGACGGACACCTACAGATGCCGCTTCCCTTCAAGAAAAAACCTGTTCTTCCAAACAACTACGTACTGGCAGCCCAACGTTTGGAACACTTGAAGAGGAAGCTACAAAGAAACACAGAGTACTACAATGAGTACAACGAGTTCATGAACGACATCATAAGAAGAGGTGACGCAGAAGAAGCCAAAGAAACCACAGGCCAAGAATGGTATATACCACATCATGGTGTTTTCCATCCCCAGAAGAAGAAACTCAGAGTTGTCTTTGACTGTTCGGCAAAGTTCAACAACACGTGCCTCAACGACCATCTAGATGTCGGCCCAAACCTCATTAACAACTTGGTGGGCATCCTCAGTCGATTTCGACAGCACTCTGTCGCTTTCACCTGCGACGTGGAGAAAATGTTCCATCAGTTCCGAGTGACTGAAGAACACTGTGACTTCCTACGTTTCCTCTGGTGGAAAGACGGCAACCTCACAGACAGCCCCGTTGTGTACCGAATGAAGGTACATCTGTTCGGAGCTGCTTCCTCTCCAGGTTGCGCCAACTACGGACTCAAACATCTAGCCAAAGAAAACCAGGACAAGTTCACAGAAGGGTCTCACTTCATTGAAAGGGACTTCTATGTGGATGATGGGCTATCCAGCCAGCCGACAGAGGAGAAAGCCATTAACCTCATCAAAGAAGCGGTAGCAATCTGCTCCACAGGAGGCCTGAGACTCCACAAATTCGCATCCAACAGTCACAAGGTGATGGAGTCGATTCCAATGTCAGAACGCAACGGAAACATGCAAACGATGGACCTCAACTTTCATGATCTGCCGCTAGAACGAACTCTCGGAATGCAGTGGTCCATTGACAACGACACTCTCCATTTCTCCTTCATGCCCAGTGAGCGGCCATGCACACGACGAGGCATCCTAGCCATTGTTGCCTCTTTGTATGATCCCTTGGGGCTGATCGCACCGTACGTTCTGACGGGCAAACAGATTCTGCAAGAGGTTTGTCACAAAGGCACCAAATGGGACGATCCTGTGCCGATAGAACTGCAGTCAGCATGGAACACCTGGAAAGAAGACATGGATCAGCTGAAACTCGTTTCTATCCCAAGGTGTTACTACCCAGCCAACTTTGGTTCTATCACCAACGTCCAGCTTCATCACTTCTCAGATgccagcaccacaggctatggaATGTGCACCTACCTGAGACTGGTGAATGCTGAGGGTCAAACGCACTGTTCTCTTGTCGCTGCCAAGGCAAGAGTGGCTCCCAAGAAAATTGTGAGCATTCCTCGTCTGGAACTGGCAGCTGCCGTTGTGGCTGCAGAGGTTGGTCACGCCATCAAACAAGAACTCAGTTACACCATCAGTGAAGAATTCTTCTGGACAGACTCTCGTGTAGTGCTGGGCTACATCAATAACGAGGCAAGGAGGTTCCATGTTTTCGTCGCCAATCGAGTGCAGAAGATCAGAAACCTCTCGGACCCAAGTCAATGGCATTACGTCCCATCTGAAGACAATCCTGCAGATCACGCTTCAAGAGGTTTAAGAGCAGCTGAGCTGATGCACAGCAAGTGGTTTTCCGGACCCAAGTTTCTGTGGGAAACTAAGCTCTCCCTACCCTCGGCTACGTCATCAGCTCTCAAGCCTGAAGACCCAGAAGTTCGCACTGCCTTGACAACCCAAACTACGCCCTGTGCAGTAGATTTGGATGACAGACTATCTCGTTTCTCAAGCTGGAATGTGGCAGCACGTGTGATGACAAGAATCTTGCGACTCAACAAGTCTCGCGACAAAAGCTCAACAGCAGAACTTTCTGAAGAGGAAATTCACAAGGCCAAACTCTCCATCATCAGAGGTGTCCAGTCTCAGTTCTTGGCAGCAGAAATCGCATGTCTCTCCAAAAAGGGAAGTTTGCCTCAAACGAACAAGCTTCATCACACCGAGCCATTCTTGCAAGACGGAATTCTTCGTGTTGGTGGGAGACTCAAGAAAGGTTCATTCTCCATGGGTGAAAAGCATCCCATCATTCTCCCCAAGAACTCTCACGTCACAAGACTCGTGATACTCCATTGTCACGAGAAAATCAAGCACCAAGGCAGAGGAATGACGCTCAACGAAATCTGCTCCCAAGGCTTCTGGATACCTGGAGGCTCCAAGCAGGTTGCGAAGGTTCTCAGCAAGTGTGTCGTCTGCAGAAAGCTGCGAAGTGACGCCCAAGGTCAACAGATGGCTGATCTACCCAAAGAAAGAGTCGAACCATCCCCTCCCTTCACGTACGTGGGAATGGATTGCTTTGGCCCTATGTTGGTGAAGAACGGAAGAAAGGAAGTGAAGCGCTACGGTCTTCTCTTCACCTGTTTCTGCTCCAGAGCGGTTCATCTTGAAATGCTCGACGATATGACCACAGACTCGCTCATCAACAGCATTCGCTGCTTCATCGCAATCAGGGGTGCCGCGCTGAAGATTTTCTGTGACCAAGGTACCAACTTTGTGGGAGCAGACAATGAACTCAGGAGTGCATTGAAAGAAATGGATGAAGATGAACTCAAACAGCAGCTCAGAGACCACCAAATCCAGTTTGTCTTCAACACTCCATACGCAAGCCACGCAGGGGGTGTGTGGGAGAGACAAGTACAGACCGTGAAATCAGTGCTACGAACCACGACTGCACTCTGCCCTGGACGACTTGATGACTCGTCTCTTCGTGCAGTGTTGTACGAATCCGTGGCCATCGTGAACTGTCAACCCATCACTGCTGTTCATCAAGGTGACCCAACCTCACCAGAACCCCTCACTCCAAACCACATCCTCACCATGAAATCCAGTGTTCCCCTTCCCCCACCAGGCAAGTTCATGACAGAGGACTTGTTCCTGCGAAAGCGCTGGCGTCGCGTCCAGTTCCTGGCACAGCAGTTCTGGTCAAGATGGCGCAAGGAGTACATCTTGGCACTCACCCAGCGACAGAAGTGGCTTCACCCCAAGAGGAACCTCAAGGTGGGAGACGTGGTTCTGGTGAAAGACCAAGAACTTCCCCGCAACCAGTGGCCACTGGCAAGAGTGATTGCAGCATCACCAGACGACGACGGTCTTGTTCGCCATGTGACCTTGATCCAAAGATCTCGACAAAAATGGCAAAAGACGTTCCAAGCTTTCTGTTGTCGAGCGACCTGTCCACAAGTTCATCCTCATCCTTGA